In Nitrosococcus halophilus Nc 4, the genomic stretch GTGCTTGGTATTGTCCCCAGAAATCTCAAAGAGTTCATCTACCCGCAGGCGGCGATTACCTGTCACCAGGGCAATAGAACCTATTTCAGCCTTAGAGAGGCCCGCTAAATTTTCTGGAGTGAGCGGGGAGACATCCACCCCCTGGGGAGGAGCAGTTTTTAAGGTCAGAGTCAGCGTATTCATGGGAGGTTTCCAGAAGCCATCATCCTATGGGGTTATCGGCAAGAGGAAATACTCATTCTGTAATTTGGTCATTCTGCTGCTAAGCCATTCGTCATGCCATGATTTCTTGGAGGTGAAAATGAAAGGGGCCGAGTTTACCGCCGTAGTTACCTGCGCTGATGCGAGAGATCCCATTTTGGGCTCCGAGACTACAGGCGGCGGAGATTCCAGCGCGCATGGCTTTTTGGATGTCTTCTTCAGAAAGACCATCAATGACGATTTCCATCACGGATTCAATTTCGGCCGAAAGCTCGGTTCGGGTCTGTCCTTTAAGGGTGGGGCAAAAAGCTTCGTTGGTGGAGGCATTCAGCCCCTTGTACTTAGAACCTACTTTTGAGCCTGAGCGAACGACACCACCGGGAAAGGGCATAATCACATTGGGAATTTTTTCCATGGCTGCAATAGCTGCCTCGCAGGCAGCGAGGGCTTGGGGTTGGGATTGGGCAAGAACGAGAAAGTTGCCACCTCCTATGGCGGGGATCATGCCCACAGTTTCTTCAGTGAGAAATTCACCGTCCATGACAGGAACTCGCCAATAGCGGCGGCCATTAATTAATTTTGATATTTGAAAGCCGTCACCAAAAAAGCGGAGATTTTTTCCCAGGGGAAGGGCTTCACCCTCATGGATTCCGGCAAATAAGGCGGAAGTGGGTGAAGTGAGCACGCATTGACCGGCCCGGGTTTCAAGCTGCTTGGCTAATCCTTTGCCCCCCATAGCAAATACCAAAACGGCAACCCCCGGTCGTCCGTCCGGCGTTTCAGAAGGGTCTAATTCCCGTTCAATGCCTGCTTCACAACCGCAGGCGATCACCGAAGTCGCAAACCCGGTCATGGCTTGAGCCGAATGATGGGCCCACTTGAGATTTTGAGCGGTAATAATGACCCGGGTGGCTTTCATGGGGAAAGCTTCAGCAAAAGAGGGGTCAATCTTGACGCCGTTGATGATCATCGGAATGCTCCCCCATGACAGGGATGCACCTGAATACGGCCCCGTCCAGGGTGAACAATTTCTTCATCGTCTATTTTAAAATTGCTAAGCTTTATGGAAAGATAACGATCAAAGTAGCTAGCAAGCTCCTTTTCTATGTTGTTATCGAATTCCGGCCGGACCACGTGGGTGGTGCCCCAGGTCACCTTGACGACCTCCCCATTTTTAACCACCAGCTCTCCGTCCTTAAAAACATAGTCGGGTTTAGAGAACATTTTTTCTTTGTCTTCATGTTCCGTATAGACGGTGATATCGGCTGCTGCCCCGACACCCAGATGCCCCCGGTCTGAAAGGCCGAGTAGCTTAGCGGCTCCGGCCCGGGTGATGACGGCGATTTCATAGAGGGAGTACTCCCGGTCAATAGCGCCTAGAGTGCTTGCCTGGGCAGAATCCGGGTGGATAGTGGCTAGCATGTCATTACGGAAGCTGCGGTCCATCAACAATCGGATGAGGTGGGGATAAGTGACAAAGGGCGCGCCATTGG encodes the following:
- the fhcD gene encoding formylmethanofuran--tetrahydromethanopterin N-formyltransferase produces the protein MIINGVKIDPSFAEAFPMKATRVIITAQNLKWAHHSAQAMTGFATSVIACGCEAGIERELDPSETPDGRPGVAVLVFAMGGKGLAKQLETRAGQCVLTSPTSALFAGIHEGEALPLGKNLRFFGDGFQISKLINGRRYWRVPVMDGEFLTEETVGMIPAIGGGNFLVLAQSQPQALAACEAAIAAMEKIPNVIMPFPGGVVRSGSKVGSKYKGLNASTNEAFCPTLKGQTRTELSAEIESVMEIVIDGLSEEDIQKAMRAGISAACSLGAQNGISRISAGNYGGKLGPFHFHLQEIMA